The ANME-2 cluster archaeon genome window below encodes:
- a CDS encoding 2-amino-3,7-dideoxy-D-threo-hept-6-ulosonate synthase, with protein MSEIGKSIRIERIMDRQSRNMVIIPMDHGISVGPVKGLVDLPKMVNKVAEGGADAVLLQKGMSKHGHRGYGSDVGLIIHISASTALGPDPNEKVLVCSVEEAIKLGADAVSIHINIGSETESDQLEQMGMISENCDFWGMPLLAMMYPRGKDISNSNDPELVAHAARAGAELGADVVKTNYTGDPDTFRDVVLGCPVPVVMAGGPKTETDAEFLEMIRGCIDAGGRGVAIGRNVFQHPDPTKMTRAITKIVHKNASVEDALEELK; from the coding sequence ATGTCAGAAATTGGAAAAAGCATACGCATAGAACGGATAATGGACAGACAGAGCAGGAACATGGTAATAATACCCATGGACCACGGCATATCAGTAGGCCCGGTCAAAGGACTGGTGGACCTGCCAAAGATGGTCAACAAAGTGGCCGAGGGCGGCGCCGATGCGGTCCTGCTCCAGAAAGGCATGTCAAAACACGGGCACCGCGGGTACGGCAGCGATGTGGGGCTTATCATACACATCAGCGCGTCAACGGCACTGGGTCCAGACCCCAATGAAAAGGTCCTCGTCTGTTCCGTGGAAGAGGCCATCAAACTGGGTGCCGATGCGGTCAGCATCCACATCAATATAGGCAGCGAAACCGAAAGTGACCAGCTGGAACAGATGGGCATGATATCAGAGAACTGCGACTTCTGGGGAATGCCCCTGCTGGCGATGATGTACCCCCGTGGCAAGGACATATCCAACTCGAACGACCCTGAACTCGTGGCACATGCAGCCCGCGCCGGAGCCGAACTGGGCGCCGATGTCGTCAAGACCAACTACACCGGCGACCCCGACACCTTCAGGGATGTCGTACTGGGATGTCCCGTGCCCGTGGTCATGGCAGGCGGTCCAAAGACCGAGACCGATGCAGAGTTCCTGGAAATGATACGCGGCTGTATCGATGCAGGCGGTCGTGGCGTAGCCATAGGCAGAAATGTATTTCAACATCCCGACCCAACAAAGATGACCAGGGCTATTACAAAAATTGTGCATAAGAATGCCAGTGTAGAGGATGCTCTGGAGGAACTGAAGTGA